In Leptospira harrisiae, one genomic interval encodes:
- a CDS encoding ABC transporter permease, with the protein MKMVYYSFILGYFKDHFSKMLLSIAGISLGIALFVSTQINAWRAEQSVLDQMIGYNSENFTGRYISNHQSQGANDRFLKKVDSELPENIRIEPELQTKATYSLSENQIQSIPVVGRDILLTSTILPKKSDTNLIPKYFISIALANQLKIQSEQKTISVCDKEIQLRHDNIQILPMEGIFLVMDITRLQSICNLNNQLTSIWLIKEDNTTNIQNIIIQNSDEWTYESKEQILERAGAVLSSLKINLTIVSLVSVLISFFMVSNMFTGLYLSRKREFGILLSIGSDKKDNFFLFLTQSIVIGALGGVTGVLLGILIANTNFLTTVNTITDANQISSYRRFPFSIILLGITISMVGSILASIYNSYKTFRILPIDLIREKDSEKSFLLFGLSKKSNFNISLFSLAIGIFLGLLNISKLIVPGMIGVGFVILSFVLLNFLCLPFIIQLIDKLFSKFKFLPSLKIGLKEIQSEPWKHGLTASTIMLSSSLVFTLTSLTESYEHSVVRWVDEENKSDFSLISEKKLSSGDPGVPISLLETLTKDTNFTSVEPFYIDSKFIVNGKYYTLHVFDFPKQYKKDELITSTNLCFLDQICKGDLININTDLNSNVPIKIQATKDHFFSERGTIMMDYTFFQKNYKVKFLNSIRITRNKEKPMTDVLTHLSNISKKFDLKYINQEELKKLYLEGMKKVFSILDTLKISALIISILTLSTSLVYFIREKSQMLAGLKSIGMDSFQMFLLIYYQALFLVSFGIFSGILNSLILSPIVIFGINRNAFGWILDYQYPLSFVVKLPIIIPAITFLICLLPFYFLNQMKISKELKYE; encoded by the coding sequence ATGAAAATGGTTTACTATTCTTTTATACTTGGTTATTTCAAAGACCATTTTTCAAAAATGTTATTGTCCATTGCAGGAATTAGTTTAGGAATTGCTCTATTTGTAAGCACACAGATCAATGCTTGGCGTGCAGAACAAAGTGTTCTCGACCAAATGATTGGTTATAACTCTGAAAATTTTACGGGAAGGTATATTTCGAACCACCAGAGCCAAGGTGCAAACGACCGTTTTTTAAAAAAAGTGGATTCGGAGTTACCCGAAAACATTCGGATTGAACCAGAGTTACAGACAAAAGCAACTTACTCTCTTTCAGAGAACCAAATCCAAAGTATTCCTGTAGTGGGAAGAGACATCCTATTAACGTCTACGATCTTGCCGAAAAAAAGTGATACGAATCTAATTCCAAAGTATTTTATTAGTATAGCACTTGCCAATCAGCTAAAAATACAATCGGAACAAAAAACAATTTCTGTCTGCGATAAAGAAATCCAGTTACGGCATGACAATATTCAAATTTTACCTATGGAAGGAATTTTTTTAGTTATGGATATCACCAGGTTACAATCCATTTGTAATCTAAATAACCAACTTACATCCATTTGGCTAATTAAAGAAGATAATACAACAAACATTCAGAATATCATTATTCAAAATTCAGACGAATGGACTTATGAATCCAAAGAACAAATATTGGAACGAGCTGGCGCGGTATTAAGTTCACTAAAAATAAACCTAACGATTGTTTCACTAGTATCTGTTTTAATTTCCTTTTTTATGGTCTCAAATATGTTTACTGGACTATATTTATCCAGAAAACGTGAATTCGGAATTTTGTTATCAATTGGTTCAGACAAAAAGGATAATTTCTTTTTATTTTTAACGCAATCTATTGTTATAGGGGCTTTAGGGGGAGTGACAGGCGTGTTATTAGGCATCTTGATTGCTAATACAAATTTTTTGACAACGGTGAACACGATCACTGATGCCAACCAAATTAGTTCTTACCGACGTTTCCCCTTCTCTATCATTTTATTAGGCATTACCATTTCCATGGTAGGATCCATTCTTGCATCAATTTACAATTCATACAAAACTTTTCGGATTTTACCGATTGATTTGATCAGGGAAAAAGATTCGGAAAAATCTTTCCTCCTTTTCGGACTTTCAAAAAAATCAAATTTTAATATTTCTCTCTTCTCACTTGCCATAGGAATTTTTTTGGGGCTTCTCAATATTTCCAAACTAATCGTTCCTGGAATGATTGGAGTTGGATTTGTAATCCTTAGCTTTGTATTGTTAAATTTTTTATGTTTGCCTTTTATCATCCAACTAATAGACAAACTCTTTTCTAAATTTAAGTTCCTGCCTAGCCTTAAAATCGGTTTAAAAGAAATTCAATCAGAACCTTGGAAACATGGACTGACCGCTTCGACTATCATGTTATCAAGCTCCCTTGTATTCACTCTTACTAGCCTAACAGAAAGTTACGAACATTCAGTCGTTCGTTGGGTGGATGAGGAAAACAAATCGGATTTTTCGTTAATCAGTGAAAAAAAATTAAGTTCGGGTGATCCAGGTGTTCCAATTTCTCTTTTGGAAACATTAACCAAGGATACAAACTTCACATCGGTAGAACCATTCTACATTGATTCGAAATTCATTGTAAATGGGAAATATTACACCTTACATGTATTTGATTTCCCAAAACAATACAAAAAAGATGAGTTAATTACTTCAACTAACTTATGTTTTTTAGACCAAATTTGTAAAGGTGATTTAATCAATATCAATACGGATCTAAACTCAAATGTTCCTATCAAAATCCAAGCTACAAAAGATCATTTTTTTTCGGAGAGAGGAACCATTATGATGGATTACACCTTCTTCCAAAAGAATTATAAAGTTAAATTCTTAAACTCCATTAGAATCACACGGAACAAAGAAAAACCAATGACTGATGTCTTAACACATCTTTCAAATATATCGAAAAAATTTGATTTGAAATATATAAACCAGGAAGAACTAAAAAAGTTATACCTAGAAGGTATGAAGAAAGTGTTTTCTATCCTTGACACGCTTAAAATTTCAGCGCTTATCATTTCTATTCTAACACTTTCCACTTCGCTAGTTTATTTTATAAGAGAAAAATCACAAATGTTAGCAGGTCTTAAATCTATAGGTATGGACTCATTCCAAATGTTTCTATTGATTTATTATCAGGCATTATTCCTTGTCTCATTTGGAATTTTTTCAGGAATCTTAAATAGTTTAATTTTATCTCCAATAGTTATATTTGGAATCAATCGAAATGCCTTCGGGTGGATACTCGATTATCAATACCCGCTCTCTTTTGTAGTAAAACTCCCGATAATAATACCCGCAATTACCTTTCTTATCTGTTTACTTCCATTTTATTTTCTAAATCAAATGAAAATTTCAAAAGAACTGAAATATGAATAA
- a CDS encoding TetR/AcrR family transcriptional regulator gives MQISILQSAKQLFQEKGYSAVTVSEIADDADVSVKTLFTYFRSKEDLAFQDEILFCDELIRSLLARSETESLFDAFKQFLWNLIQSIDPEELIESLPGFHPWMDSPDLAQRYLLLWEHYEVRLADALQLESGSREFNPILRVISGQMVSVIRILGSKAFKEYLQPIPIALRHRALEKWLLGSLQMLSGIQGYPNSMK, from the coding sequence ATGCAAATTTCCATTTTGCAGTCCGCCAAACAATTATTTCAGGAAAAGGGATACTCTGCTGTGACCGTATCCGAAATCGCCGATGATGCAGATGTTTCTGTCAAAACCCTATTCACCTACTTTCGTTCTAAAGAAGATCTGGCTTTTCAAGATGAAATTCTATTCTGTGATGAACTCATTCGAAGTCTTTTGGCAAGAAGTGAAACCGAATCTCTCTTTGACGCATTCAAACAATTCCTGTGGAACTTAATTCAGTCAATTGATCCAGAAGAGTTGATCGAATCACTTCCGGGTTTTCACCCTTGGATGGATAGCCCTGATTTGGCACAGAGGTATTTATTACTTTGGGAGCATTATGAAGTTAGGTTGGCTGATGCGCTGCAATTAGAAAGTGGCTCTAGGGAGTTTAATCCCATTTTAAGGGTAATTTCAGGACAGATGGTATCTGTGATACGGATCCTGGGCTCAAAGGCATTTAAGGAATACTTACAACCGATACCGATTGCACTCAGACACCGTGCATTAGAAAAATGGCTCCTTGGATCTCTACAAATGCTATCAGGGATCCAAGGATATCCGAACTCAATGAAATGA
- the pyrE gene encoding orotate phosphoribosyltransferase, whose translation MSQTYRDQLFLWMKSYVYRYSEAPFRLASGLESHHYFNCKEITLHPERLSVLAECFVEEIIPKLGTEFQAVGGLTLGADPLAYSIALAYQRKGKLIYPLVVRKEAKGHGTGQQIEGFWKEIKSCLVVDDVITTGGSTLKAVQALREAGISVTKGICILNREEGGAENLEKSGIQMESIFRKSEFFE comes from the coding sequence ATGTCTCAAACTTACCGTGACCAGCTTTTTCTTTGGATGAAATCCTATGTTTACCGTTATTCTGAAGCGCCGTTTCGATTGGCTAGCGGGTTAGAATCCCACCATTATTTCAACTGTAAAGAAATTACACTTCATCCCGAAAGGCTTTCGGTCTTAGCTGAGTGTTTCGTTGAGGAGATCATTCCAAAACTAGGAACGGAGTTCCAAGCAGTGGGTGGGTTAACCTTGGGTGCTGATCCATTAGCCTATTCGATTGCCTTAGCGTATCAGAGAAAAGGGAAACTCATTTACCCGTTAGTTGTAAGAAAGGAAGCGAAAGGACACGGGACCGGACAACAAATTGAGGGTTTTTGGAAGGAAATCAAATCTTGTTTGGTTGTTGATGATGTAATTACTACAGGCGGATCAACGCTCAAAGCAGTCCAAGCTTTACGAGAGGCTGGAATTTCCGTCACCAAGGGGATTTGTATTTTGAACCGGGAAGAGGGCGGTGCAGAAAATTTAGAAAAGTCTGGGATTCAGATGGAATCGATCTTTCGTAAAAGCGAGTTTTTTGAATGA
- a CDS encoding LEPBI_I2431 family sigma-54 regulated protein produces the protein MLNTRRTDRIESMDWDDLVLKLFSINERPEFLLAKIGNISELGVSGCVDQDIQLNDRDHVTGIIESDLTRSRISFKGKIAWMKETDQGLLFGIKFSEELILPNFIIARSIAESAA, from the coding sequence ATGTTGAACACAAGAAGAACCGATCGAATCGAATCAATGGACTGGGATGATTTGGTCTTAAAACTCTTTTCAATCAATGAACGACCGGAATTCCTGCTCGCAAAGATAGGAAATATTTCTGAACTTGGGGTGAGCGGATGTGTCGATCAGGACATCCAACTGAACGACCGAGACCATGTCACGGGAATCATTGAAAGTGACTTAACTCGGTCTCGTATTTCATTCAAAGGGAAAATAGCTTGGATGAAAGAAACTGACCAAGGACTCCTTTTTGGAATCAAATTTTCAGAGGAACTAATCCTTCCCAATTTCATCATTGCCAGGTCAATTGCAGAATCGGCGGCATAA
- a CDS encoding cytochrome-c peroxidase, with protein MLKQIFTPFLLSLLFVTLTNCGPSAETKDLQLKAKQIIGALPAKMPGSEKDSQELISLGKKLYFEKKLSLNETQSCNSCHNVEGKAAGVDNLPTSPGAFGKNGDRNSPTVLNAGFHFVQFWDGRAADLKAQAKGPILNPVEMAMPSEKEVLKRINEDAEYPTLFAKAYPNEKSAVTYDNLAGAIAAFERTLVTSSRFDDFINGDHKAISKEEQEGFKSFIAAGCTSCHSGNLLGGNSYRKIGLVNEYKTTDLGLYNVTKKVEDKFFFKVPSLRNITLTGPYFHDGQIKTLEEAVQKMAFHQLGINLSDEETKKIVLFLGTLSDKTRTN; from the coding sequence ATGCTCAAACAAATATTTACACCTTTTCTTTTATCCCTTTTATTCGTAACGCTTACAAACTGTGGGCCGTCTGCGGAAACCAAAGATTTGCAACTAAAAGCAAAACAAATCATCGGTGCACTTCCTGCAAAAATGCCTGGATCGGAAAAAGATAGTCAGGAACTAATTTCTCTCGGTAAAAAACTATACTTTGAGAAAAAACTTTCCCTCAATGAAACGCAATCTTGTAACTCTTGTCACAATGTGGAAGGAAAGGCTGCAGGTGTGGACAACCTTCCTACTTCTCCAGGAGCTTTTGGTAAAAATGGAGACAGGAATTCACCAACTGTCCTCAATGCTGGTTTTCATTTTGTTCAATTTTGGGATGGTCGAGCTGCTGATTTGAAAGCACAAGCCAAAGGCCCAATCCTAAACCCAGTGGAAATGGCAATGCCTTCTGAAAAGGAAGTTTTAAAGCGAATTAATGAAGATGCTGAATACCCAACTTTATTTGCTAAGGCCTACCCAAATGAAAAATCTGCAGTTACTTACGATAATCTAGCAGGAGCGATTGCTGCATTTGAAAGAACTCTCGTGACTTCCTCCCGTTTTGATGACTTTATCAATGGGGATCACAAAGCGATTTCAAAGGAAGAGCAAGAAGGTTTTAAAAGTTTTATTGCTGCAGGATGCACTTCCTGCCATTCCGGTAACCTTCTTGGCGGAAATTCCTACAGAAAAATTGGATTAGTGAATGAGTATAAAACGACAGACCTTGGGCTTTATAATGTGACAAAAAAAGTAGAGGATAAGTTTTTCTTTAAGGTTCCTAGTTTAAGAAACATTACTTTGACTGGACCTTACTTTCATGACGGCCAAATTAAAACTTTGGAAGAAGCTGTTCAAAAAATGGCATTTCACCAGTTGGGTATCAATCTTTCTGATGAAGAAACAAAAAAGATTGTTCTCTTCCTTGGAACTTTATCTGACAAAACAAGAACCAATTAA